Proteins from one Methanobacterium sp. genomic window:
- a CDS encoding thiamine-phosphate synthase, translating into MILEKIERALQILEQSPEFAEIIPEVRSNIVMARKNAQTLKDVAGIPGRVTIVNGMPKAVARPDYGVSSHMARLVISIMKYDPDKRSALNIKYHPNIVEICQKLGLKVSSYDRNKEPPEFAKKEGSTIPWGVKNAVENLKDVPDVIYHIGAWGKEPMIVIVGENPVEVAKMAICIAKLYLNTIDKF; encoded by the coding sequence ATGATCCTAGAAAAGATTGAAAGGGCTTTACAAATACTGGAACAGTCCCCAGAATTTGCAGAAATTATTCCTGAAGTACGTAGCAATATCGTAATGGCCCGAAAGAATGCTCAAACATTAAAAGATGTTGCTGGGATACCAGGACGTGTAACTATTGTAAATGGTATGCCCAAAGCTGTTGCCCGGCCTGATTATGGTGTTTCATCCCATATGGCAAGGCTAGTTATAAGCATTATGAAATATGATCCTGATAAGCGCAGCGCCCTCAATATCAAATATCACCCTAATATAGTGGAGATCTGCCAGAAACTGGGTCTAAAAGTTTCTAGTTATGATCGCAACAAGGAACCCCCTGAGTTTGCAAAAAAAGAGGGAAGTACCATCCCATGGGGTGTGAAAAATGCCGTAGAAAACCTCAAAGATGTTCCAGATGTCATATATCACATAGGAGCTTGGGGAAAAGAGCCAATGATCGTTATTGTCGGTGAAAACCCTGTAGAAGTGGCTAAAATGGCAATATGCATTGCTAAACTTTATCTTAACACAATTGATAAGTTTTAG
- a CDS encoding SIS domain-containing protein — MHYEMYEEMMEQPTSLEKTINAEKSHMKEISEKFREFDKIYMVGCGSSLSTCFSANDAMKMVSDRNLEVFTGYEFFYHKKLRNKDVGVILTSQSGETADTLAAMRKAQKEGIYTVSIVNEAESTLMKESDDAVLTLCGRENAILGTKTYMTQLMSLYHILFHMEDSSLASNVLADMKKIPTITKELLNKTEEENKVLAKKYADYDIFYAMGSGPNYGLAYKLAMTMFMEGALKHACPLYSGEFRHGLIERVEENIPVVFLDAGYPGDEFTYKSIDFSNKVGAENIIYRMQDYADINPLLSPFILVIPLEWFIYYLAHYNGEDPGSTRHIGKVRY; from the coding sequence ATGCATTATGAAATGTATGAAGAGATGATGGAACAACCTACCTCTTTAGAGAAGACAATTAATGCTGAAAAATCTCATATGAAAGAAATAAGTGAGAAATTCAGAGAATTTGACAAGATATATATGGTAGGGTGCGGAAGCTCTCTATCAACTTGTTTTTCAGCTAATGATGCCATGAAAATGGTATCTGACCGTAACTTGGAAGTATTTACTGGTTATGAATTTTTTTACCATAAAAAACTCCGTAACAAAGATGTAGGAGTTATTTTAACATCCCAGTCAGGAGAAACAGCTGATACCTTAGCTGCCATGAGAAAAGCTCAAAAAGAGGGCATTTACACCGTTTCAATTGTTAACGAAGCAGAAAGCACTTTAATGAAAGAGTCTGATGATGCTGTTTTAACTCTTTGTGGTCGAGAAAATGCTATACTGGGCACAAAAACATATATGACCCAATTAATGAGCTTGTACCATATACTTTTCCATATGGAAGACTCTTCTCTTGCCAGCAATGTTCTTGCAGATATGAAAAAAATTCCTACAATCACCAAAGAGCTTTTAAATAAAACTGAAGAAGAAAATAAAGTTTTGGCCAAAAAATACGCAGATTATGACATATTTTATGCAATGGGAAGCGGTCCCAACTATGGTTTGGCTTATAAACTAGCCATGACCATGTTTATGGAAGGGGCTCTAAAACATGCTTGTCCTTTATACTCTGGAGAATTCCGCCATGGTCTTATTGAAAGAGTGGAAGAAAATATTCCAGTTGTTTTTCTAGATGCAGGATATCCTGGAGATGAATTCACATATAAATCAATCGATTTTTCCAATAAAGTTGGTGCAGAAAATATAATATATCGAATGCAAGATTATGCAGATATTAATCCCCTATTATCACCATTTATACTAGTAATTCCTTTAGAATGGTTCATTTATTACTTGGCACACTATAATGGAGAAGATCCAGGTAGCACAAGACATATAGGGAAGGTAAGATACTGA
- a CDS encoding Hsp20/alpha crystallin family protein — translation MDKKKRLDTKNKDTKEEIISKAAEVKDSVSEKSEEVKQKASEAKDTVSDKGEELRATAEKMVNDVLSTLREKQEEFGKTITEYSTPTTPYVDLISTPTEFIIIADLPGVEKDNLSVDITNESVTITVTFPEGMEGEGINYIKRERGFGEVVRNLELPYEIKIKEASANFENAMLVIKLPKKVAESKKLEIK, via the coding sequence ATGGATAAAAAGAAAAGATTAGATACTAAGAATAAAGACACAAAAGAAGAAATCATTTCCAAAGCAGCGGAAGTTAAAGACTCTGTTTCAGAAAAAAGTGAGGAAGTAAAACAAAAAGCTTCTGAAGCTAAGGACACAGTTTCAGATAAGGGTGAAGAATTACGTGCCACTGCTGAGAAGATGGTTAATGATGTATTGAGTACTTTACGAGAAAAACAGGAAGAATTTGGGAAGACAATTACAGAGTACAGTACGCCTACCACCCCTTATGTTGATCTAATAAGCACACCTACTGAATTTATTATCATTGCTGACCTTCCAGGTGTTGAAAAAGACAATTTATCTGTTGATATAACAAATGAATCTGTAACCATCACAGTTACCTTCCCCGAAGGAATGGAGGGTGAAGGAATAAATTACATTAAACGGGAAAGAGGATTTGGTGAAGTCGTGCGAAATTTGGAATTGCCCTATGAGATTAAAATCAAAGAGGCCAGTGCCAATTTTGAAAATGCAATGCTTGTCATAAAACTTCCTAAAAAAGTTGCAGAAAGCAAAAAACTGGAAATTAAATAG
- a CDS encoding NOG1 family protein yields the protein MFLPNIPTPDEVLDKGFRRAKKAAAKVRTSKIHRQKKSKRIEEVRVQTACQVIRETFEDILEKTPHIEELSMFYQDYIDVAVGVDDLKKSLGALNWANGVLEKLQNQYTHRIRRSPPEDAAQIRRAAFGRIASVVNRISEELDFLNFARQKLRNIPTVDVEATTAVIAGFPNVGKSTLLRQITNAEPEVADYPFTTKGIQIGHFELRWQKYQIIDTPGLLDRPVQDMNPIELNAMVALEHLADLILFIFDPSQTSGFHVENQINLYWEIKKIFKNIPILPLSNKMDLVEDEENVKYIKEHIDIDEELLMVAASEGTGISLIVEKLQEFNRKIRAK from the coding sequence ATGTTTTTACCTAACATACCTACACCTGATGAAGTGCTCGATAAGGGATTTCGACGTGCGAAAAAGGCCGCAGCCAAGGTTCGCACATCAAAGATTCACCGTCAGAAAAAATCAAAACGAATTGAAGAAGTAAGAGTCCAAACAGCTTGTCAAGTTATTAGGGAAACTTTTGAAGATATTCTGGAGAAAACACCCCACATTGAGGAACTTTCCATGTTCTATCAGGACTACATTGATGTGGCAGTGGGAGTTGATGATCTTAAAAAGTCTTTGGGAGCATTGAACTGGGCTAATGGTGTATTGGAAAAATTGCAGAACCAGTACACACATCGCATAAGAAGATCACCTCCAGAAGACGCTGCACAAATTCGAAGAGCAGCATTTGGCAGAATAGCTTCTGTTGTGAACCGTATCAGTGAAGAACTTGATTTTTTAAATTTTGCCAGGCAAAAACTGCGTAATATTCCCACTGTGGATGTTGAAGCCACCACTGCAGTTATTGCCGGATTTCCCAATGTCGGAAAATCAACACTCCTTCGACAAATTACCAATGCCGAACCTGAAGTTGCTGATTATCCTTTTACCACTAAAGGTATTCAAATTGGACATTTCGAGTTACGTTGGCAGAAATATCAAATTATAGACACTCCTGGTTTATTGGATCGTCCAGTGCAGGATATGAATCCAATAGAGCTAAATGCCATGGTAGCATTGGAACACTTAGCAGATTTGATTTTATTTATATTTGATCCCTCTCAAACATCAGGATTTCATGTAGAAAATCAAATAAACCTTTACTGGGAAATAAAAAAAATATTCAAGAATATTCCCATCCTTCCACTTTCAAATAAAATGGACTTGGTGGAAGATGAAGAAAATGTTAAGTACATTAAAGAACATATTGATATTGATGAAGAGCTACTTATGGTCGCTGCATCTGAGGGTACTGGCATATCATTGATAGTTGAAAAACTTCAAGAATTCAACAGGAAAATCAGGGCTAAATAG